In a genomic window of Blattabacterium cuenoti:
- a CDS encoding ribonucleoside-diphosphate reductase subunit alpha: METHPIAEKEGWKVDKDFPIWANNELYLTTIKGGYLLNGETPFEAYQRLAKNAARILKKPKIESEFFNIFWKGWFIPSTPVMVNFGTEKGLPISCFSGRIGDSMYEIYRKNLEMAILSKHGGGTSYDFSLVRPVGSFIKNGTLGISDGIIPFIKSYDSAIVASKQGRTRRGAVAIYLNIEHKEYPEFLKIREPKGDINRQCHNVHQGVIISNSFMEKVLEKNGKERSLWIDTLKERVQTGEPYLFFKENANRNLPENWKKHGLKIHHSNLCSEIMLPTNENHTLVCCLSSLNLYKYIEWKNTNTVFYAILFLDSVMQEFIDKGKNIRGIEDAVRFAEKSRALGLGTLGWHSYLQSNMIPFISIQSEMLTHSIFKYIQLESQKATKYLAKEYGESEWNIGTGRRNLTLMAMAPNRSSAKLAGGLSQGIEPLAANIYVDDDSKGMHIRKNPYLEKILIKNGYNTPEVWEQIANERGSCLGLTTLSEEQKNVFRCFKEINQLELIKQASIRQKYIDQGQSINLSFHQDAPAKYINKVHIDAWKIGLKSLYYYRSESIIRADTKNRDLYSESLL; the protein is encoded by the coding sequence ATGGAAACACACCCTATTGCAGAAAAAGAAGGATGGAAGGTAGATAAAGATTTTCCCATTTGGGCTAATAATGAATTATATTTAACTACAATTAAAGGTGGATATTTGTTGAATGGAGAAACTCCTTTTGAAGCATATCAAAGATTAGCAAAAAACGCAGCAAGAATTTTAAAAAAACCAAAAATAGAAAGTGAATTTTTTAATATTTTTTGGAAAGGATGGTTTATACCCTCTACTCCAGTTATGGTAAATTTTGGAACGGAAAAAGGTTTACCCATCAGTTGTTTTTCTGGAAGAATTGGAGATAGTATGTACGAAATATACAGAAAAAATTTAGAGATGGCTATACTTAGTAAACATGGTGGAGGAACATCTTATGATTTTAGTTTGGTTAGACCTGTAGGTAGTTTTATAAAAAACGGAACATTAGGAATTTCTGATGGAATTATTCCTTTTATTAAATCATATGATAGTGCTATAGTTGCTAGTAAACAAGGTAGAACACGTAGAGGTGCTGTGGCTATTTATTTAAACATAGAACATAAAGAATATCCAGAATTTTTAAAAATTAGAGAACCTAAGGGGGATATTAATCGTCAATGTCATAATGTTCATCAAGGTGTAATAATTTCTAATTCTTTTATGGAAAAAGTACTAGAAAAAAATGGAAAGGAACGATCTTTGTGGATTGATACTCTTAAAGAACGTGTTCAAACTGGGGAGCCATATCTTTTTTTTAAAGAAAATGCTAATAGAAATCTTCCAGAAAATTGGAAAAAACATGGTTTGAAAATACATCACAGCAATCTTTGCTCAGAAATTATGTTACCAACAAATGAAAATCACACTTTAGTATGTTGTCTCTCTTCTTTGAATTTATATAAATATATAGAATGGAAAAATACAAATACTGTTTTTTATGCCATTTTATTCCTTGATTCCGTAATGCAAGAATTTATTGATAAAGGAAAAAATATACGAGGGATAGAAGATGCTGTTCGTTTTGCAGAAAAAAGTAGAGCTTTAGGTTTAGGTACTTTAGGATGGCATTCATACTTACAATCCAACATGATTCCTTTCATATCTATTCAATCCGAAATGTTAACACATAGTATATTTAAGTATATACAGTTAGAATCTCAAAAAGCTACTAAGTATTTAGCTAAAGAATATGGGGAATCTGAATGGAATATAGGAACAGGAAGAAGAAATTTAACTTTAATGGCTATGGCACCTAATAGAAGTTCTGCTAAATTAGCTGGTGGTCTTTCTCAAGGTATAGAACCTCTAGCTGCAAATATATATGTGGATGATGATTCGAAAGGAATGCACATTCGTAAAAATCCTTATTTAGAAAAAATACTCATAAAAAATGGATATAACACTCCAGAAGTTTGGGAACAAATAGCTAATGAAAGAGGATCTTGTCTTGGATTAACTACTCTCAGTGAAGAACAAAAAAACGTTTTTAGGTGTTTTAAAGAAATTAATCAATTAGAATTGATTAAACAAGCCAGTATACGACAAAAATACATTGATCAAGGACAAAGTATAAATCTTTCTTTTCATCAAGATGCTCCAGCAAAATATATAAATAAAGTACATATTGACGCTTGGAAAATAGGATTAAAAAGTCTTTATTACTATAGAAGCGAAAGTATTATTCGTGCAGATACAAAAAATAGAGATTTGTATTCGGAAAGTTTGCTATAA
- the queA gene encoding tRNA preQ1(34) S-adenosylmethionine ribosyltransferase-isomerase QueA, whose amino-acid sequence MRTSDFDFISPLNLLAKFPTQERDESKLMVIHRINQKIEHKLFKDLHEYFEEGDTIILNNTKVFPARLFGNKEKTEAKIEVFLLRELDSKDRTWDVLVDPARKVRVGNKLNFGYGLTGEVIDNTTSRGRILQLNFNGSHEELIKKIKELGKTPLPKYINRKPEKNDKFRYQTVYAKEEGSVAAPTAGLHFSKHLLKKLEIKGINLAEITLHLGLGSFIPVEVEDISKHKMDSEECSINEKVCKIINSSIQKKKRICAVGTSSMRAIESSVSSDKNLNPFSGWTNKFIFPPYNFSISNSMITNFHMPKSTLLMMTAAFTGFDLIMKAYQIAIKEKYRFYSYGDAMLIL is encoded by the coding sequence ATGAGAACTTCAGATTTTGATTTTATATCTCCTTTAAATCTTCTTGCTAAATTTCCTACACAAGAAAGAGACGAATCTAAACTAATGGTTATTCATAGAATAAATCAAAAAATAGAACATAAACTATTTAAAGATTTACATGAATATTTTGAGGAAGGAGATACCATTATTCTTAATAATACTAAAGTTTTTCCAGCAAGATTATTTGGAAATAAAGAAAAAACCGAAGCTAAAATAGAAGTTTTTTTACTTAGAGAATTAGATTCAAAAGATAGAACATGGGATGTATTAGTTGATCCTGCAAGAAAAGTAAGAGTAGGAAATAAATTAAATTTTGGATATGGATTAACAGGAGAAGTGATAGATAATACTACTTCTAGAGGTAGAATTTTACAACTTAATTTTAATGGTAGTCATGAGGAATTAATAAAGAAAATTAAAGAATTAGGAAAAACTCCTTTACCTAAATATATTAATAGGAAACCAGAAAAAAATGATAAATTTCGTTATCAAACAGTATACGCTAAAGAAGAAGGATCCGTAGCAGCACCTACAGCAGGTTTACATTTTTCAAAACACTTATTAAAAAAATTAGAAATAAAAGGAATTAATTTAGCAGAAATAACCTTACACCTAGGATTAGGAAGTTTTATCCCTGTAGAAGTAGAAGATATATCAAAACATAAAATGGATTCCGAAGAATGTTCTATAAATGAGAAAGTTTGCAAAATAATTAATTCTTCTATTCAAAAAAAAAAAAGAATTTGTGCAGTTGGAACTTCATCTATGAGAGCTATCGAAAGCTCTGTTTCTTCTGATAAAAACTTAAATCCATTTTCTGGATGGACTAATAAATTTATTTTTCCTCCTTACAACTTCAGCATATCTAATTCTATGATTACGAATTTTCATATGCCAAAATCAACGTTACTTATGATGACAGCAGCTTTTACAGGTTTTGATTTAATAATGAAAGCATACCAAATCGCAATAAAAGAAAAATACAGATTTTATTCTTATGGAGATGCCATGTTAATACTATAA
- a CDS encoding polyprenyl synthetase family protein, with amino-acid sequence MEIILEKIKATIKKEIKEFERQFSDTIKNNIPIINKITHYIIHRKGKLIRPIFVFLIAKMLGNIQKKTYHTACLIELIHTATLVHDDVIDNSSLRRGTFSINAIWKNKIAVLMGDYLLSKSLLIATDNNYYDLLKIVCKTIKDMSQGELLQIEKSKNLDITEKIYNQIIYHKTASLIAASCEAGARSVSTDEKTALKMREFGIFTGIAFQIKDDLFDYEEKNNNFIGKPVGIDLREKKITLPLIYAIKKASKKDQKCILNYIRNYDEKKRHQIMDYVKKYGGLEYATQKMIKFRNNALKILEFYPEGKIKETLKIMVNFVVERNQ; translated from the coding sequence ATGGAAATTATTTTAGAAAAAATAAAAGCTACCATAAAAAAAGAAATCAAAGAATTTGAAAGACAATTTTCGGATACAATTAAAAACAATATTCCTATTATAAATAAAATTACTCATTATATCATTCACAGAAAAGGAAAATTAATTCGTCCTATATTTGTTTTTCTAATAGCCAAGATGTTAGGAAACATACAAAAAAAAACTTATCATACAGCTTGTTTAATTGAGTTAATACATACAGCTACTTTAGTACATGACGATGTTATCGATAATAGTTCTCTTCGTAGAGGTACTTTTTCCATTAATGCTATATGGAAAAATAAAATAGCTGTTTTAATGGGAGATTATTTGCTTTCTAAAAGCCTTTTAATTGCAACAGATAATAATTATTATGACTTACTAAAAATTGTATGTAAAACTATAAAAGATATGAGTCAAGGAGAATTATTACAAATAGAAAAATCTAAAAATTTAGATATTACTGAAAAAATTTACAATCAAATTATTTATCATAAAACAGCTAGTTTAATTGCAGCTTCTTGTGAAGCAGGAGCACGTTCAGTTAGTACAGATGAAAAAACCGCTTTAAAAATGAGAGAATTTGGAATTTTTACAGGCATAGCTTTTCAAATTAAAGATGATCTATTTGATTATGAAGAAAAAAATAATAATTTTATAGGAAAACCTGTAGGGATAGATTTGAGAGAAAAAAAAATAACACTTCCTCTTATTTATGCTATAAAAAAAGCTTCTAAAAAAGATCAAAAATGTATACTAAATTATATAAGAAATTATGACGAAAAAAAAAGACATCAAATAATGGATTATGTAAAAAAATATGGAGGATTAGAATATGCTACTCAAAAAATGATTAAATTTCGTAATAATGCATTAAAAATATTAGAATTTTATCCGGAAGGAAAGATTAAAGAAACATTAAAAATAATGGTAAATTTTGTTGTGGAAAGAAATCAATAA
- a CDS encoding toprim domain-containing protein has translation MKKNLVIVESPTKAHTIQTFLGNNYYVVSSHGHIIDLPEKEIGIKIEENFKPNYVILSKKKNFSKS, from the coding sequence ATGAAAAAAAATTTAGTAATAGTAGAATCCCCTACTAAAGCTCATACAATACAAACATTTCTTGGAAATAATTATTACGTGGTATCTAGTCATGGACATATTATTGATCTACCAGAGAAAGAAATAGGAATCAAGATTGAAGAAAATTTTAAACCTAATTATGTAATTCTATCTAAAAAAAAAAATTTTTCAAAATCTTAA
- a CDS encoding type IA DNA topoisomerase: MWLASDEDREGEFIAYQIYKTFNIPDQKYRRIVFHEITKNAIYNAIKNPRLIDYNLVHAQQTRRIIDRLVGFQLSPILWKKINTGLSAGRVQSVAVKLIVEQEKKIQDFIPSPVYQISGTFINTKEKITLNAKLEKKVEDKEKMKNILTLCMNSSFIIKKISTKQEKKSPPLPFTTSSLQQEAYRKLNYSISKTMLIAQKLYEKGFITYIRTDSTNLSKSILLDIKNFILSLYGKKYLFIRKFSKNNNQLSQEAHEAIHPTVINYGEDYLKNLDIFQKRLYKLIWSRTVKGQMTDAIFEKKEIYIKSSHLENFFICIKKTVFFDGFMKISNESKEEKKDKHDIFSIKKGSFLEKKEIIAQQIVKDHIQRYNEANLVKKLEKLGIGRPSTYVPIISTIQKRNYVNIQKILKKTKIREIFFLKGNSIIEKNDKIIEIEKSKFYPTEIGILITDFLKKNFDEIINYNFTSNLEKNFDKIAKGEQSWIKTLENFYNKFYKKIKYVEKNVSKISKERFLGKDPKSKKKIFAKIAKYGPIIQMGEFKNKEKPKFSPLLNKQKIEAVSLTEALKMLELPKLLGMFENNEIYLKINKYNIYIKHNNQSIPIDENIFFDNSFNLEQAINIIIENRNKKN, translated from the coding sequence ATCTGGTTAGCTTCAGATGAAGACCGTGAGGGGGAGTTTATAGCTTATCAAATTTACAAAACATTTAACATTCCTGATCAAAAATATAGAAGAATTGTTTTTCACGAAATCACAAAAAATGCAATCTACAATGCTATAAAAAACCCAAGATTAATTGATTATAATTTGGTTCATGCTCAACAAACTAGAAGAATTATAGACAGATTAGTAGGTTTTCAATTATCTCCTATTTTATGGAAAAAAATTAATACAGGTCTTTCTGCAGGAAGAGTTCAATCTGTAGCTGTAAAATTAATAGTAGAACAAGAAAAAAAAATACAAGATTTTATTCCTTCTCCAGTTTATCAAATAAGTGGAACATTTATTAATACTAAAGAAAAGATAACTCTCAATGCTAAACTGGAAAAAAAAGTGGAAGATAAAGAAAAAATGAAAAACATTTTAACATTATGCATGAATAGTAGTTTTATAATTAAAAAAATTTCTACAAAACAGGAAAAAAAAAGTCCTCCTCTTCCATTCACAACTTCATCTCTACAACAAGAAGCTTATAGAAAACTAAACTATTCCATATCCAAAACAATGTTAATAGCTCAAAAATTATATGAAAAAGGATTTATTACATATATTAGAACGGATAGTACAAATTTATCAAAAAGTATATTATTAGATATTAAAAATTTTATACTCTCTTTATATGGAAAAAAATATTTATTTATAAGAAAATTTTCAAAAAACAATAACCAATTATCTCAAGAAGCTCATGAAGCAATTCATCCTACTGTTATCAATTATGGTGAAGATTATCTAAAGAATTTAGATATTTTTCAAAAACGTCTTTATAAACTTATATGGAGCCGAACAGTTAAAGGACAAATGACAGATGCTATTTTTGAAAAAAAAGAAATTTATATTAAATCTTCTCATTTAGAAAATTTTTTCATTTGTATAAAAAAAACTGTTTTTTTTGATGGATTTATGAAAATTTCAAATGAAAGTAAAGAAGAAAAAAAAGATAAACATGATATTTTCTCAATAAAAAAAGGATCTTTTTTGGAAAAAAAAGAAATTATAGCCCAACAAATTGTAAAAGATCATATACAAAGATATAATGAAGCTAATTTGGTAAAAAAATTAGAGAAATTAGGAATAGGAAGGCCTTCTACTTATGTTCCCATAATTTCTACTATACAAAAAAGAAATTATGTTAATATACAAAAAATCTTAAAAAAAACTAAAATACGCGAAATTTTTTTTTTAAAAGGAAATTCAATTATTGAAAAAAATGATAAAATTATTGAAATAGAAAAAAGTAAATTTTATCCTACAGAAATAGGTATTTTAATTACTGATTTTTTAAAGAAAAATTTTGATGAAATAATAAATTATAATTTTACTTCAAATCTAGAAAAGAATTTTGATAAAATAGCTAAAGGGGAACAATCTTGGATTAAAACTCTTGAAAATTTCTATAATAAATTTTATAAAAAAATAAAATATGTGGAAAAAAATGTAAGTAAAATTTCTAAAGAACGTTTTTTGGGTAAGGATCCAAAATCTAAAAAAAAAATTTTTGCCAAAATAGCTAAATATGGACCTATCATACAAATGGGAGAATTTAAGAATAAAGAAAAACCAAAATTTTCTCCTTTATTAAACAAACAAAAAATAGAGGCAGTCTCTCTTACAGAAGCATTAAAAATGCTTGAGTTACCCAAACTACTAGGAATGTTCGAAAATAATGAAATTTATTTAAAAATAAATAAGTACAATATTTACATTAAACATAACAATCAATCAATTCCCATTGATGAAAATATATTTTTTGATAATTCATTTAACTTAGAACAAGCTATAAATATTATAATCGAAAATAGAAATAAAAAAAATTAA
- the rsmI gene encoding 16S rRNA (cytidine(1402)-2'-O)-methyltransferase — MLYIVPTPIGNLEDFTFRGLRILKEVDLILVENYRFSKKLFDFYNIKNNTNKYHIYNEHKIIPSLIKKIKKGKKLALISNAGTPGISDPGYLLIRSCIEASIKIECLPGPTAFVPALVCSGLSANEFTFIGFLSKKKKRIKLNNLSKENRTIILYESPHRLLQTLNDIKYFFGSNRNIVICKEISKYFQNISRGTIEKMILYYQNIKKILGEYTIIIEKM; from the coding sequence ATGTTATATATTGTTCCCACTCCTATAGGAAATTTAGAAGATTTTACATTCAGAGGTTTACGAATTTTAAAAGAAGTGGATTTAATTTTAGTTGAAAATTATAGATTTTCTAAAAAATTATTTGATTTTTATAATATTAAAAATAATACAAATAAATATCATATTTATAATGAACATAAAATAATTCCTTCTCTTATAAAGAAAATCAAAAAAGGAAAAAAGTTAGCTTTAATATCTAATGCTGGAACTCCAGGTATATCTGATCCAGGTTATTTACTTATTAGATCTTGTATAGAAGCATCCATTAAAATAGAATGTTTACCTGGACCTACAGCTTTTGTTCCAGCATTAGTTTGTTCAGGTTTATCTGCTAATGAATTTACCTTCATTGGTTTTCTATCCAAAAAAAAAAAAAGAATTAAACTAAACAATTTATCTAAAGAAAATAGAACGATTATATTATATGAGTCTCCTCACAGGTTATTACAAACATTAAATGATATAAAATATTTCTTCGGTTCAAACAGAAATATTGTTATATGTAAAGAAATATCTAAATATTTTCAAAATATATCAAGAGGAACCATAGAAAAAATGATTTTATACTATCAAAATATAAAAAAAATATTAGGAGAATATACAATTATTATTGAAAAAATGTGA
- a CDS encoding aspartate-semialdehyde dehydrogenase: MKLGIVGVTGMVGRVMINLLEERNFPLKELYLSASERSIGKKICFKKQEYKILSIYDLFLKKPNIVLFSAGSDISKEWAPKFSNIGSTVVDNSSAWRMDSRKKLIVPEINAFSLSKQDKIIANPNCSTIQLVMVLFPLHIEYKIKRVIISTYQSVTGTGKKALDQLHQEKNGDYSYKIYPYSIYQNVLPHCDHFTDHGYTLEEMKLINETKKIINDYSIAITATAVRVPVIGGHSESVNVTFRKKPNVNRIHDILSKTKGIIVQDFPKKNIYPMPLYAHGKDEIFVGRIRKDFSFENSINIWIVADNLRKGAATNAIQIAEYLTKKKYV, encoded by the coding sequence ATGAAATTAGGTATAGTAGGTGTTACGGGGATGGTAGGTCGTGTAATGATTAATCTTTTAGAAGAAAGAAATTTCCCATTAAAAGAATTGTATCTTTCTGCTTCTGAAAGATCTATCGGAAAAAAAATTTGTTTTAAAAAACAAGAATATAAAATTTTGAGTATATATGATTTATTTTTAAAAAAACCTAATATTGTTTTATTTTCAGCAGGATCTGATATATCAAAAGAATGGGCTCCAAAGTTTTCAAATATAGGATCTACAGTTGTAGATAATTCATCTGCTTGGAGAATGGATTCTAGAAAAAAATTAATTGTTCCTGAAATCAACGCTTTTTCCCTATCTAAACAAGATAAAATTATTGCAAATCCAAATTGTTCTACAATACAATTAGTTATGGTGTTGTTTCCATTACATATAGAGTATAAAATAAAAAGAGTTATTATTTCAACTTATCAGTCTGTAACAGGTACTGGAAAAAAAGCTTTAGATCAATTACATCAAGAAAAAAATGGGGATTATTCTTATAAAATATATCCGTATTCTATTTATCAGAATGTTTTACCTCATTGTGATCATTTTACAGATCATGGATATACTTTAGAAGAAATGAAGTTAATAAATGAAACAAAAAAAATTATAAATGATTATAGTATAGCAATAACAGCTACCGCTGTACGTGTTCCCGTTATAGGGGGACATTCAGAAAGTGTAAATGTAACATTTAGAAAAAAACCTAATGTAAATCGTATACATGATATTTTATCCAAAACAAAAGGAATAATAGTTCAAGATTTTCCAAAAAAAAATATTTATCCAATGCCATTATATGCTCATGGAAAAGACGAAATTTTTGTTGGTAGAATACGAAAAGATTTTTCATTTGAAAATTCCATAAACATTTGGATAGTAGCAGATAATCTTCGTAAAGGTGCAGCTACTAATGCTATTCAAATTGCAGAATATTTAACAAAAAAAAAATATGTTTAG
- the gmk gene encoding guanylate kinase gives MKKGKMIILSGPSGSGKTTISHCLLSEVPKLKFSVSCTTRSIRNNEIHGKDYYFLSTNSFISKIKKSQFAEWEEVYPNLFYGTLKNEIFQIWKSNQHILFDIDVKGGLNLKRKYPNNSLSIFIMVNSIKTLKERLTKRYYKNSEENKKNINIRVNKAKEENKFANLFDFVLLNVDLFQAKKKAIQIVSNFIYENK, from the coding sequence ATGAAAAAAGGAAAAATGATTATTTTATCAGGTCCTTCTGGATCTGGAAAAACAACTATTTCACATTGTTTACTTTCAGAAGTTCCAAAATTAAAATTTTCTGTTTCATGTACTACAAGATCAATTCGAAACAATGAAATACATGGAAAAGATTACTATTTTTTGTCTACAAACTCTTTTATTTCTAAAATAAAAAAGAGTCAATTTGCAGAATGGGAAGAAGTTTATCCCAATTTATTTTACGGAACTTTAAAAAATGAAATTTTCCAAATTTGGAAATCTAATCAACATATTTTATTCGATATAGATGTGAAAGGAGGATTAAATTTAAAAAGAAAATACCCTAATAATTCTTTATCTATATTTATAATGGTAAATTCTATAAAGACTTTAAAAGAAAGGTTAACTAAAAGATATTACAAAAATTCAGAAGAAAATAAAAAAAATATAAATATTCGTGTAAATAAGGCTAAAGAAGAAAATAAATTTGCAAATTTATTTGATTTTGTTTTATTAAATGTTGATTTGTTTCAAGCAAAAAAAAAAGCTATTCAAATAGTATCTAATTTCATTTATGAAAATAAATAA